Proteins from a genomic interval of Xiphophorus maculatus strain JP 163 A chromosome 7, X_maculatus-5.0-male, whole genome shotgun sequence:
- the cln5 gene encoding ceroid-lipofuscinosis neuronal protein 5 produces MSRREVSVCVKLLLSLHAVAQLRADGPQQWPVPYRRFDQRPPADSYCEALYPFCPTGDRDGRFPSIRDSDVISVYRLQTPVWEFKYGDALGKFHIMHDAIGFSSLKTGANYTMEWYELFQLGNCTFPQLRPEMFAPFWCNQGAACFFEGIDDLHWSQNGTLEKIGEVTGSQFNAMAQWVQDDNETGIYYETWTVRSDPSPNATVWFESYDCSQFVHRTYKKLTELGAKLSSRSQTNYTKIYLYSGEPRYLGNDSAIFGQPALKNLATDIRQFYHPFRPHQSIFDLAFSLLEAYKEVVLDKSFYLYYNFEYWHLPMKHPYVQITYEEVPLP; encoded by the exons ATGTCCCGCAGGGAGGTCTCCGTGTGCGTGAAGCTGCTCCTTTCCCTGCATGCTGTTGCTCAGTTGCGGGCTGACGGACCGCAGCAGTGGCCTGTTCCCTACAG GCGCTTTGACCAGCGACCACCTGCGGACTCGTACTGCGAAGCTCTCTACCCCTTCTGCCCCACCGGAGACCGCGATGGACGCTTTCCCTCCATACGAGACAGCGACGTCATCTCTGTCTACCGGCTGCAGACGCCTGTGTGGGAGTTCAAATACGGAGATGCGCTGGGGAAGTTT CACATCATGCACGATGCCATCGGCTTCAGCAGCCTGAAGACTGGGGCCAACTACACCATGGAGTGGTACGAGCTTTTCCAGCTGGGCAACTGCACGTTTCCTCAACTCCGGCCGGAGATGTTCGCCCCCTTCTGGTGCAACCAGGGAGCTGCCTGCTTCTTCGAAGGCATCGATGACCTGCACTGGTCGCAGAACGGGACCCTGGAGAAAATAGGAGAAGTGACAG GGAGTCAGTTCAACGCGATGGCCCAGTGGGTCCAGGACGACAACGAGACCGGGATCTACTACGAGACCTGGACCGTTCGCTCTGACCCCAGTCCGAACGCAACGGTGTGGTTCGAGTCGTACGACTGTTCCCAGTTCGTCCATCGCACGTACAAGAAGCTGACCGAGCTGGGAGCCAAGCTGTCCAGCCGCTCGCAGACCAACTACACCAAGATCTATCTGTACAGCGGAGAGCCCAGGTACCTGGGCAACGACAGCGCCATATTCGGGCAGCCGGCGCTGAAAAACCTCGCGACGGACATCAGGCAGTTTTACCACCCGTTCAGGCCGCACCAGTCAATCTTCGACCTCGCTTTCAGCCTCCTGGAGGCTTACAAGGAGGTTGTGCTGGACAAGAGCTTCTACCTGTACTACAACTTTGAGTACTGGCACCTGCCAATGAAACATCCATACGTGCAGATTACGTATGAAGAGGTGCCTTTGCCTTAA
- the fbxl3 gene encoding F-box/LRR-repeat protein 3, whose translation MKRIKGGEEASGGESPPEACKKLRTEISEESEAKAAGESLLCDWSLLPQEILLHIFQYLPLLDRAYASQVCRGWNEAFHMPELWRCFEFELNQPASSYLKATHPDLIKQIIKRHSNHLQYVSFKVDSSTESAEAACDILSQLVNCSLKTLGLISTARPSFMEVPKSHFISALTVVFVNSKSLSSLKIDDTPVDDPSLKVLVANNSDTLKLLKMSSCPHVSPAGILCVADQCHGLRELALNYHLLSDELLLALSSEKHVHLEHLRIDVVSENPGQHFHTIKKSSWDAMVRHSPKFNLVMYFFLYEDEFGPFFNDEIPITHLYFGRSVSKEVLGRVGLHCPRLVELVVCANGLRPLDEELIRIAKHCTQLSAIGLGECEVSCSAFVEFVKMCGRRLSQLSIMEEVLIPDHKYSLDEIHWEVSKHLGRVWFPDMMPTW comes from the exons ATGAAACGGATcaaaggaggagaggaggcaagCGGCGGTGAAAGTCCGCCAGAGGCCTGCAAAAAGCTCCGCACGGAGATAAGCGAGGAGTCGGAGGCCAAGGCAGCGGGTGAGTCTCTGCTGTGTGACTGGTCGCTGCTGCCTCAGGAGATCCTGCTGCACATCTTCCAGTACCTTCCGCTGCTGGACCGGGCCTACGCCTCGCAGGTGTGCCGCGGTTGGAACGAAGCTTTCCACATGCCCGAGCTGTGGAGGTGCTTTGAGTTCGAGCTCAATCAGCCAGCTAGCTCGTACCTGAAAGCCACGCACCCGGACCTCATCAAGCAGATCATCAAGAGGCACTCCAACCACCTCCAGTACGTCAGCTTTAAG GTGGACAGTAGCACAGAGTCTGCAGAGGCAGCATGTGACATTCTGTCGCAGCTGGTGAATTGCTCCCTGAAGACCTTGGGGCTCATCTCTACAGCTAGGCCCAGTTTCATGGAGGTTCCCAAG TCTCACTTCATCTCAGCGCTGACGGTGGTGTTCGTCAACTCCAAGTCGCTGTCCTCGCTGAAGATCGACGACACGCCGGTGGATGATCCATCGTTGAAGGTGTTGGTGGCCAACAACAGCGACACCCTAAAGCTGCTGAAGATGAGCAGCTGCCCTCATGTGTCCCCTGCAG GGATCCTGTGCGTGGCGGACCAGTGTCACGGGCTGAGAGAGCTGGCGCTCAACTACCACCTCCTCAGCGACGAACTCCTGCTGGCGCTCTCTTCGGAGAAACACGTCCATCTGGAGCACCTGCGCATCGACGTGGTGAGCGAGAACCCGGGCCAGCACTTCCACACCATCAAGAAGAGCAGCTGGGACGCCATGGTGCGCCACTCGCCCAAATTCAATCTGGTCATGTACTTCTTCCTCTACGAGGACGAGTTCGGCCCCTTCTTCAACGACGAGATCCCCATCACGCACCTCTACTTTGGTCGCTCCGTCAGCAAGGAGGTCCTGGGCCGCGTGGGCCTCCACTGCCCCCGCCTGGTGGAGCTGGTCGTGTGCGCCAACGGGCTGCGGCCGCTCGACGAGGAGCTGATCCGCATCGCCAAGCACTGCACGCAGCTGTCCGCCATTGGCCTGGGGGAGTGCGAGGTGTCCTGCAGCGCGTTCGTGGAGTTTGTGAAAATGTGCGGCAGGAGGCTGTCCCAGCTGTCCATCATGGAGGAGGTGCTGATCCCGGACCACAAATACTCCCTGGACGAGATTCACTGGGAGGTGTCCAAACATCTGGGCCGAGTCTGGTTCCCGGACATGATGCCGACTTGGTAG